A stretch of Tripterygium wilfordii isolate XIE 37 chromosome 11, ASM1340144v1, whole genome shotgun sequence DNA encodes these proteins:
- the LOC120008587 gene encoding interferon-related developmental regulator 1-like, which produces MGKRSSQKKNAAMLDSDDDDSSISSSSSIRSDRMSIWGAEEVQPVKDNLLDQALDALYEKRGSTREKALAAIIEAFNSNMQHEFVEKKFATLMHQCLNCIKRGSSKEISLACRVIGLLALTVGCGDDVREILEESVTPLSQALKSGFDSLKIASVIECLAVVTFVGGNDPQETERSMEIMWHVVHPKLGSNVVAVKPSPAVITAVVSAWAFLLTTMDGLTLSSKHWQEAISYLSSLLDKDDRSVRIAAGEALALIFEIGSLEKFTSESKSSNDNAAQGENSNRIHGLKGKFLNQVRNLSAEAAGKGSAKKDLNSQRNLFKDIQEFLEDGYCPETSMKIGGDSLETSTWSKLTQVSFLLYFLGGGFIKHMQDNEFLHDVFGFTPKSKQLAGGELRMSGGEKRLYKSPNSVLNKARTQFLNKQRMLSKDKNIGRYAVNRGDEEV; this is translated from the exons ATGGGGAAGC GTAGTTCGCAGAAGAAAAATGCAGCTATGTTAGATAGCGACGATGATGATAGTAGCATTAGTTCATCCTCGTCCATTAGGTCAGATCGAATGTCGATATGGGGAGCTGAAGAGGTTCAGCCCGTTAAAGACAATTTGTTGGACCAGGCACTTGATGCTCTTTATGAGAAGAG GGGTTCGACTAGAGAGAAGGCTTTGGCTGCAATTATTGAGGCTTTCAATAGCAACATGCAACATGAGTTTGTGGAGAAAAA ATTTGCTACTTTGATGCATCAGTGtttaaattgcattaaacggGGGTCTAGCAAGGAGATATCATTGGCATGTCGTGTTATTG GATTATTGGCTTTGACGGTGGGCTGTGGGGACGATGTGCGTGAAATCTTGGAAGAGTCAGTCACCCCTCTTTCACAGGCGCTTAAATCTGGGTTTGATTCCTTAAAAATAGCATCA GTAATTGAGTGTTTGGCTGTTGTTACCTTTGTCGGTGGAAATGATCCTCAGGAAACAGAAAGATCAATGGAGATCATGTGGCATGTAGTCCATCCGAAACTGGGATCTAAT GTAGTTGCTGTTAAACCTTCGCCAGCTGTGATAACAGCGGTGGTCTCTGCTTGGGCATTTCTTCTAACAACCATGGATGGATTGACTCTTAGTTCCAAACACTGGCAAGA GGCAATTTCCTACCTTTCCAGCCTTCTTGACAAGGACGATCGATCTGTACGCATTGCTGCTGGTGAAGCATTGGCTTTAATTTTCGAAATAGGAAGCTTGGAGAAATTTACTTCTGAAAGTAAGAGTTCGAACGACAATGCAGCACAAGGAGAGAACTCTAACCGTATACATGGCTTGAAGGGAAAATTTCTTAATCAAGTTCGCAATCTTTCAGCCGAGGCAGCTGGAAAAGGTTCAGCCAAGAAAGATCTCAACAGCCAGCGGAACTTGTTCAAGGATATTCAGGAGTTTCTCGAG GATGGTTATTGCCCTGAAACCTCAATGAAAATTGGTGGAGATTCACTGGAGACATCAACATGGTCGAAACTTACACAGGTTTCTTTCTTGCTTTactt TCTTGGTGGAGGGTTTATCAAGCACATGCAG GATAATGAATTTCTTCATGATGTTTTTGGGTTCACACCAAAGAGTAAGCAACTTGCTGGTGGTGAACTTCGTATGTCTGGTGGTGAAAAG AGACTGTACAAGTCACCTAATTCCGTTCTCAACAAGGCAAGGACCCAGTTCTTGAACAAGCAACGGATGTTATCAAAG GACAAAAACATTGGGCGTTATGCTGTCAATCGGGGGGACGAAGAAGTATGA
- the LOC120009318 gene encoding activating signal cointegrator 1 complex subunit 2 isoform X1, with the protein MSHQYSRQLQHQNWNSNNKAQKIFVPKTQNRTTENPNPTLSTSLRQSQLKESNAAGTSSGASVSGESSRIRVGENGDWVASKAVAANGGKFVNYLPQDEAVAAGLGADEGGMDPVESQRVVDLLNRELSRLLKLSPREFWKEVAIDTSLHGFLDSFLQFRSRWYDFPNHGAKGILAGVIVGESELSRRVFMVLYRISSNRDPGACASESLSMKDHVVFLQEKNLLDLPKLLDICAIYGHENEDLTRLLVRNALKAQPWIHDNMTALMSHFLGIVHTMHQRCSSSLEALFSPENREIGSSLLLADFIEVMDFINDAVASMDAFVAAYKPAAVFFSCPVGTSYGNDELLSTFARLHDSLLPSLRRGFQIIAMEGDGERLSNISMSLKMLSMRMVNLGWKLLDICYLGDEMLEDDHPIPAITKMFPADVEDPFVRADILVQTFREINGVSIQDKDNQKFDTFLQNVEKKYNVMRRLESLQNNGWVTLDDQQFHYLSGIMISASKGALIGSTLAPTPVPTNKVHMDEDVAITESKISQIKDLFPDYGKGFLAACLEAYNHNPEEVIQRILEGTLHEDLQCLDSSLETIPLSKSDPAINSKDKGKGKLVESTALPSIKPVAVAGGKNVDGPSVSSSSTVGRFVRKSKDGSPDDNMLDARNENNTAKTAALISQYEYEDEYDDSFDDLGLSIGESRLDENEMMGDSVTSNMGKAWPIGAESSAQTAPNSKWGSRRKPQFYVKDGKNYSYKVAGSVAVANADDASIVTQAQGELIHGLGRGGNLPLGAVKKLMEREEQYNKQSDVSNVEEKGNTRNMSSRGGRGRRPSEANDNQDRHLSGRGGRGRRPSEANDNQDSHLSGRGGSGRRPSEANDDQDSHSNNLEGDGREDSANQRGRGGRRGGGRNNYRKDRAMKKHFAGLSGY; encoded by the exons ATGTCGCATCAATACTCCCGGCAACTGCAACATCAAAATTGGAATTCCAACAACAAAGCCCAGAAAATATTCGTGCCCAAAACCCAAAATCGAACCACCGAAAACCCTAATCCCACTCTCTCGACTTCTTTGAGGCAGTCTCAATTGAAAGAATCCAATGCGGCAGGGACGTCGAGCGGTGCCAGTGTCTCCGGGGAGTCGAGCAGGATTCGCGTGGGGGAGAACGGGGACTGGGTGGCGAGCAAAGCGGTGGCTGCTAATGGTGGGAAATTCGTAAATTACTTGCCCCAAGATGAGGCAGTTGCTGCTGGTCTTGGCGCCGATGAAGGAGGCATGGATCCCGTGGAGTCACAGAGAGTTGTGGATCTCTTGAACAGAGAGTTGTCTCGGTTGCTCAAGTTGAGCCCTAGAGAGTTCTGGAAAGAAG TAGCTATAGACACTTCCCTGCATGGATTCCTGGACAGTTTCCTACAATTCAGGAGCAGATGGTATGATTTCCCCAATCATGGAGCCAAGGGTATTTTAGCTGGAGTCATTGTTGGAGAGTCTGAGTTAAGCCGCCGTGTTTTCATGGTGTTATATCGCAT ATCTTCTAATAGGGATCCGGGTGCTTGCGCTTCTGAGAGTCTTAGTATGAAAGACCATGTAG TATTTTTGCAGGAAAAGAATTTGCTGGACTTGCCTAAGTTGCTGGATATATGTGCCATCTATGGTCATGAAAATGAAGATTTGACCAGATTGCTT GTGCGCAATGCTTTGAAAGCTCAGCCTTGGATTCACGATAATATGACTGCCTTAATGTCTCATTTCTTGGGCATTGTCCACACAATGCATCAACGTTGCAGCTCATCTTTGGAG GCGCTATTTTCCCCTGAGAATCGTGAAATTGGATCCAGTTTGCTTCTTGCTGATTTTATAGAG GTGATGGACTTCATAAATGATGCGGTTGCTTCCATGGATGCTTTCGTTGCTGCCTACAAACCAGCAGCTGTGTTCTTCTCCTGCCCTGTTGGAACAAG TTATGGGAATGACGAATTGCTCAGCACATTTGCCAGATTGCATGATTCTTTGCTTCCATCTTTACGACGGGGGTTCCAGATTATTGCTATGGAGGGTGATGGTGAAAGGCTATCAAATATTTCTATGAGTTTGAAGATGTTGTCAATGAGAATGGTCAACTTAGGTTGGAAATTGTTAGACATCTGTTATTTAGGTGATGAGATGCTTGAAGATGACCACCCCATTCCAGCTATTACTAAGATGTTTCCTGCCGATGTAGAAGATCCTTTCGTAAGGGCAGATATATTGGTTCAAACTTTTAGGGAAATCAATGGAGTATCTATTCAAGACAAGGACAACCAGAAGTTCGACACCTTTCTCCAGAATGTTGAAAAGAAATACAATGTGATGAGAAGACTTGAGAGTTTACAAAACAATG GATGGGTAACCTTGGATGATCAACAATTCCATTATTTATCTGGGATAATGATCTCTGCTTCAAAAGGTGCTCTTATAGGGTCAACCCTTGCACCAACCCCAGTGCCAACTAACAAAGTGCATATGGATGAAGATGTTGCTATCACGGAGTCAAAGATCAGTCAAATAAAGGACCTGTTCCCTGATTATGGTAAAGGATTCTTAGCTGCCTGTCTTGAAGCGTATAACCATAATCCAGAGGAGGTCATCCAGAGGATCCTTGAAGGAACTCTTCATGAAGATCTACAATGCTTGGATAGTTCTCTAGAGACTATTCCGTTGTCGAAGTCTGACCCGGCTATAAATAGCAAGGATAAAGGGAAGGGGAAATTAGTTGAATCTACAGCACTACCATCTATCAAACCAGTGGCTGTAGCTGGGGGTAAAAATGTAGATGGGCCCTCGGTTTCATCCTCATCTACAGTTGGTAGGTTTGTTAGGAAGTCTAAGGATGGCTCGCCTGATGATAATATGCTTGATGCAAGAAATGAAAACAATACAGCAAAGACTGCTGCACTAATTTCCCAGTACGAGTACGAGGATGAGTATGATGACTCTTTTGATGATCTAGGTTTGAGCATCGGTGAATCGCGATTagatgaaaatgaaatgatGGGTGACTCTGTCACCTCAAATATGGGGAAAGCATGGCCTATAGGAGCAGAAAGCTCAGCTCAAACTGCTCCCAATAGTAAATGGGGCTCTAGGAGGAAGCCGCAGTTCTATGTCAAGGATGGGAAGAACTATAGTTACAAAGTTGCAGGTTCAGTTGCTGTTGCAAATGCTGATGATGCATCAATAGTTACCCAAGCTCAGGGAGAACTAATTCATGGCCTTGGACGAGGAGGAAACTTGCCTCTTGGTGCGGTGAAGAAACTGATGGAACGCGAGGAACAATATAATAAGCAATCTGATGTTTCCAATGTAGAAGAGAAAGGGAATACAAGAAATATGAGTAGCAGGGGAGGTAGAGGAAGAAGGCCTAGCGAGGCAAATGACAACCAAGATAGGCATTTGAGTGGCAGGGGAGGTAGAGGGAGAAGGCCTAGCGAGGCAAATGACAACCAAGATAGCCATTTGAGTGGCCGGGGAGGTAGCGGGAGAAGGCCTAGCGAGGCAAATGACGACCAAGATAGCCATTCAAATAATTTGGAGGGCGATGGGAGAGAAGATTCAGCAAATCAGAGGGGCAGAGGAGGAAGGAGAGGAGGAGGGAGAAATAATTACAGGAAGGATCGTGCCATGAAAAAGCACTTTGCTGGATTGTCAGGCTATTAG
- the LOC120009318 gene encoding activating signal cointegrator 1 complex subunit 2 isoform X2, with amino-acid sequence MVLYRISSNRDPGACASESLSMKDHVVFLQEKNLLDLPKLLDICAIYGHENEDLTRLLVRNALKAQPWIHDNMTALMSHFLGIVHTMHQRCSSSLEALFSPENREIGSSLLLADFIEVMDFINDAVASMDAFVAAYKPAAVFFSCPVGTSYGNDELLSTFARLHDSLLPSLRRGFQIIAMEGDGERLSNISMSLKMLSMRMVNLGWKLLDICYLGDEMLEDDHPIPAITKMFPADVEDPFVRADILVQTFREINGVSIQDKDNQKFDTFLQNVEKKYNVMRRLESLQNNGWVTLDDQQFHYLSGIMISASKGALIGSTLAPTPVPTNKVHMDEDVAITESKISQIKDLFPDYGKGFLAACLEAYNHNPEEVIQRILEGTLHEDLQCLDSSLETIPLSKSDPAINSKDKGKGKLVESTALPSIKPVAVAGGKNVDGPSVSSSSTVGRFVRKSKDGSPDDNMLDARNENNTAKTAALISQYEYEDEYDDSFDDLGLSIGESRLDENEMMGDSVTSNMGKAWPIGAESSAQTAPNSKWGSRRKPQFYVKDGKNYSYKVAGSVAVANADDASIVTQAQGELIHGLGRGGNLPLGAVKKLMEREEQYNKQSDVSNVEEKGNTRNMSSRGGRGRRPSEANDNQDRHLSGRGGRGRRPSEANDNQDSHLSGRGGSGRRPSEANDDQDSHSNNLEGDGREDSANQRGRGGRRGGGRNNYRKDRAMKKHFAGLSGY; translated from the exons ATGGTGTTATATCGCAT ATCTTCTAATAGGGATCCGGGTGCTTGCGCTTCTGAGAGTCTTAGTATGAAAGACCATGTAG TATTTTTGCAGGAAAAGAATTTGCTGGACTTGCCTAAGTTGCTGGATATATGTGCCATCTATGGTCATGAAAATGAAGATTTGACCAGATTGCTT GTGCGCAATGCTTTGAAAGCTCAGCCTTGGATTCACGATAATATGACTGCCTTAATGTCTCATTTCTTGGGCATTGTCCACACAATGCATCAACGTTGCAGCTCATCTTTGGAG GCGCTATTTTCCCCTGAGAATCGTGAAATTGGATCCAGTTTGCTTCTTGCTGATTTTATAGAG GTGATGGACTTCATAAATGATGCGGTTGCTTCCATGGATGCTTTCGTTGCTGCCTACAAACCAGCAGCTGTGTTCTTCTCCTGCCCTGTTGGAACAAG TTATGGGAATGACGAATTGCTCAGCACATTTGCCAGATTGCATGATTCTTTGCTTCCATCTTTACGACGGGGGTTCCAGATTATTGCTATGGAGGGTGATGGTGAAAGGCTATCAAATATTTCTATGAGTTTGAAGATGTTGTCAATGAGAATGGTCAACTTAGGTTGGAAATTGTTAGACATCTGTTATTTAGGTGATGAGATGCTTGAAGATGACCACCCCATTCCAGCTATTACTAAGATGTTTCCTGCCGATGTAGAAGATCCTTTCGTAAGGGCAGATATATTGGTTCAAACTTTTAGGGAAATCAATGGAGTATCTATTCAAGACAAGGACAACCAGAAGTTCGACACCTTTCTCCAGAATGTTGAAAAGAAATACAATGTGATGAGAAGACTTGAGAGTTTACAAAACAATG GATGGGTAACCTTGGATGATCAACAATTCCATTATTTATCTGGGATAATGATCTCTGCTTCAAAAGGTGCTCTTATAGGGTCAACCCTTGCACCAACCCCAGTGCCAACTAACAAAGTGCATATGGATGAAGATGTTGCTATCACGGAGTCAAAGATCAGTCAAATAAAGGACCTGTTCCCTGATTATGGTAAAGGATTCTTAGCTGCCTGTCTTGAAGCGTATAACCATAATCCAGAGGAGGTCATCCAGAGGATCCTTGAAGGAACTCTTCATGAAGATCTACAATGCTTGGATAGTTCTCTAGAGACTATTCCGTTGTCGAAGTCTGACCCGGCTATAAATAGCAAGGATAAAGGGAAGGGGAAATTAGTTGAATCTACAGCACTACCATCTATCAAACCAGTGGCTGTAGCTGGGGGTAAAAATGTAGATGGGCCCTCGGTTTCATCCTCATCTACAGTTGGTAGGTTTGTTAGGAAGTCTAAGGATGGCTCGCCTGATGATAATATGCTTGATGCAAGAAATGAAAACAATACAGCAAAGACTGCTGCACTAATTTCCCAGTACGAGTACGAGGATGAGTATGATGACTCTTTTGATGATCTAGGTTTGAGCATCGGTGAATCGCGATTagatgaaaatgaaatgatGGGTGACTCTGTCACCTCAAATATGGGGAAAGCATGGCCTATAGGAGCAGAAAGCTCAGCTCAAACTGCTCCCAATAGTAAATGGGGCTCTAGGAGGAAGCCGCAGTTCTATGTCAAGGATGGGAAGAACTATAGTTACAAAGTTGCAGGTTCAGTTGCTGTTGCAAATGCTGATGATGCATCAATAGTTACCCAAGCTCAGGGAGAACTAATTCATGGCCTTGGACGAGGAGGAAACTTGCCTCTTGGTGCGGTGAAGAAACTGATGGAACGCGAGGAACAATATAATAAGCAATCTGATGTTTCCAATGTAGAAGAGAAAGGGAATACAAGAAATATGAGTAGCAGGGGAGGTAGAGGAAGAAGGCCTAGCGAGGCAAATGACAACCAAGATAGGCATTTGAGTGGCAGGGGAGGTAGAGGGAGAAGGCCTAGCGAGGCAAATGACAACCAAGATAGCCATTTGAGTGGCCGGGGAGGTAGCGGGAGAAGGCCTAGCGAGGCAAATGACGACCAAGATAGCCATTCAAATAATTTGGAGGGCGATGGGAGAGAAGATTCAGCAAATCAGAGGGGCAGAGGAGGAAGGAGAGGAGGAGGGAGAAATAATTACAGGAAGGATCGTGCCATGAAAAAGCACTTTGCTGGATTGTCAGGCTATTAG